Genomic segment of Bifidobacterium lemurum:
TGCCGCTCACGCTCGGACAGTTCATCCGAATCGGTATGCTCGTCCGCCGAGCTCTGGGCCGCGTGCAAGGCCCTGTTCAGATCGTCGAGCTTGAGCTGATGCGCCTCGCGGCTTTCGGTGTTGTCGGCGATTTTGACGTCCAGCGCGGCGAGTTGCCGTTCGACGTTGGCCACACGGTCATCGGCGGCCTTCAACGACTTGGCGGCCTGTTCGGCCTTCAGCCTCATCTCGGTGCGCTTGGCCGTCTCCGCGTCGACCACACGGCCGGCCTCATCACGTCGGGCCGTGGCCTCGGCCACCTGCTCGGCAAGCGATTCCCCCTGCCGTGTCAACTCTTCGACCTGGCGCAAAGCCTTGTCTCGACGAGCGGCCAACGACAGATCGCTTTGCGACAACGACGAACCGCCGATCGCGCCGACGGCGTTCACCAATTCGCCATCCTTGGTCACAGCCTGACGCCAGGGGCCGCCGTTCACCGCACTGTCGCGCACCAGCGTGACGGCGTCGTCGAGCGTCTCCACCGCGGCGATATCAGCCAGCAGCCGGCGCACGGCGGCCACAATGGCCGCGTTCCTCCCATCGGCGGTGCCATGCGTGTTCTCGGATACCAGCCGGGCCGCGCACAGCACGCTCGACGAGGCATCGGCTCCCACGGCGTCATCATCGAGGGGATGCAACAGTACAGCCTTGCCGAGGCGGTCCTCATGCGCGCGCCGCAGCGCGTGCAGCATATGCTCCTCCCCCGGCACGATGATGGCGCTGGCGAACTGGTCCAACGCGTGGGCGACGGCCTCCTCCCAGCCTTCGGTCACGACGATGGCGTCCGTCAATCGGCCCAACGCGCCGACCTTCTCGTCCTTCTCCAAGGCACCGGAGGCGTTGCGGCTTTCCAACGTGTCATGCAACGCATCGGCTTTGGCCTGCGACGAGATCGCTTTGGCGTTCACATCACGCTGTCGGTCCAACAGTTCGTTCAGGGCGTCGCGGCATTGGGCGAGCGCGGCGCGCGCCTCGTCCAAAGCCTTGCCGTCGTCGGCCACGGAGGCTTCGGATTCGCGTTCCAAGGTCTGCCGCTGCGCCGCGGCCTCGTCGCGCTGTTTGCTCAGCGAATCGCGCTGCGTGGAGAAGTCCTTCGCCCGCGTTTCGGCCAGCTGCACCGCCGACTCCTCTCGGGCGATCATCTCGCGCAGACGGGCGATCTGGGTGTCGCGTTCCTGCGCGGTTTTGCGCAGTTCGGTCAGGGTCTGCCGCACGGAGGCGAGCTTCTTCTCGCCGTCGGCGCGTTCCTCGGTGGTTTTGTCCAAGGCGAGCCGCGCGTCGTCGACCATGGCGGCGTGCGCCGCGGCCTGCTCCTCAAGTTCCTTGGCGCGATGCTCCAACAGTTCGGGATCCTCGCCCAGATTGGTCACCATCTGCCCTTGCAGGGAGCGCACGCGTTCCCTGGCCACGTCACAGAGCGACGTGAACCGTTCCTCAAGCCGCGACAGCTCGCGCCACTGCCGGTTCACCTCGTCGATGGCGGGATTGGACTGGGAGCTCAGCGCCTCCACCTGTTCGATGCGCACTTTGACTTCGGCCAGCTCACGCTGCGCCTCGGCGAGTTTTCCTCGCACCTCGGCCAGTTCGCCGCGCACCGACTCACGTCGGGCCAGCGAGCGTTGCGCGTCCTCGGCGTACAGACGTGCTTGCGCGTCGCGCAGACTCACCTGGATCGATTCGGCCCGACGGGAGATGCGCGCCTGCCGTCCAAGAGGACCCAGCTGGCGGTGGATTTCGCCCAGTAGGTCGTCCAGACGGGACAGGTTGGCTTCGGTGTTCGCCAGTTTGCGCAGCGCGCGTTCCTTGCGTTTACGGTGTTTGAGGATGCCGGCGGCCTCTTCGATGAACGCGCGGTGGCCGCTTGGGTCGGCGCGCAGAATCGCATCCAGGCGGCCCTGTCCGACGATCACATGCATCTGCTGGCCCAAACCGGTGTCGCTGAGCAGTTCCTGGATGTCGAGCAGACGGCATTGCGAGCCGTTGATCGCGTATTCCGAGCCGCCGTTGCGGAAGATGGTGCGCGAGATGGTGACTTCGGTGTAGTCGATGTCGAGCGTGTGGTCGGAGTTGTCGATGGTCAGGCTCACCTGCGCGCGGCCCAGAGGCGGGCGTGACGAGGTGCCGGCGAAGATCACGTCCTCCATGGAGGTGCCGCGCAGGTTCTTCGCCCCCTGCTCGCCCATCACCCAGGTCAACGCGTCGACGATATTCGATTTGCCGGAGCCGTTGGGTCCCACGACGGCGGTGATGCCGGGCTCAAAGCGCAGCGTGGTCGCCGAGGCGAAGGATTTGAATCCCCGAAGAGTGAGTTCCTTAAGGTACATGGTCTGTTCTGCGTCAGTCTCTAGGCGGCGTCGGTGTCCGGGGTCATATCCCAATCGTCGGAGTCGGGTTCATCCGATTGCGTGTTCTCGTCATAGGGGTCGACGGCCGGCTGGTGGATGCTCATCGCTTTTTGCAGCACCGGACTGGCGTGTTCCTTGAGCATCGCGCGCGCGTCGCCGGCGGTGACGAAGCTGCCGCAGATCAGCACGCCGTAACCGTAGCCCACACCCACCTCGTCTTCGGCGTCGACCATGTTCACCGCCTCCTGGATGGCGTCGGGCAGGTCGGCCTGTTTGAACACGCGGTCGCGGCCGAACACCTCCACGGCGACCTGTTCGAGCTCGTCGGCGGGCATGACGCGCTCGCGCCAGGAGTTCTCCGTGACCACCACGGCGGACAGCAGCGGTTCGAGCACGCCGAGATACTCCTCGACCTGCTTGTCGCGCATCATGGCGACCACGCCGACCAACTGCTTGAAGTCGTAGTTCTCCTCCAACGCCCCACGCAGGGCTTCGGCGGCGTTCACGTTGTGGCCGCCGTCGAGGATGATCGTCGGCGAATTGCGGATCTGTTCGATGCGTCCGGGCACCTTGACCTGGCTGAGCGCCTCGGCCACCACATCGCCGTCCAAAGGTCCGGCGACAGGAATCACGACCTCGGCGGCGGCCAGGGCCGCCAGCGCGTTATGCGCCTGATGTTCGCCGAATTTGGCGATCGGCACGCCCTCGTAGGTGCCGTTCGGAGTGCGCAGGGTGGCGACCTGTCCGCCGACCGCGGGCATGCGTTCGAGCACCTCCATCTCGTAGCCGTCGCGCACCAGCGTGGCTTGGTTGGCCTGCGCGGCCTGTTCGATGATCGGCATCACGATGTCCTCATGCGGCTGCGGGCCGATCACGGCGGTGCAGCCGGGTTTGATGATGCCGACCTTCTCGCCGGCGATCCGCTCGACCGTGCCGCCCAGCCACTGCATATGGTCCATATCGATCGGTCCGATGATCGCCGCGTCGGCGTCGAGCACATTGGTGGCGTCCCAGCGCCCGCCCATGCCGACCTCGACGACGGCCACATCCACCGGTGCGTCGGCGAACTTCCAGACGGCCATGGCGGTGAGCACCTCGAAGAAGCTCATGCGCGGCTTGCCCAGCTCCTCCATTTTGGCATCGACCAGCGCCACCAGATCCTTGGTCTGATCCCACACGTCGATGAAGTCGTCGTCGGAGAGGGACTGTCCGTCGACGGCGATGCGCTCGTTGACCTTCTCCAGATGCGGCGAGGTGTACAGGCCGGTGCGCATGCCGTAGGCGCGGCAAATCGCCTCGGCCATGCGGGCGGTGGAGCCTTTGCCGTTGGTGCCGGTCACATGGATCACGCGGAACGACTCCTGGGGGTTGCCCATGATGTCGAGGATCAGGCTCATGCGGTCGAGGTCGAGATTCGTGGTGTTGTGTTCCGTCGGACGGCTCATGATGTCCAGTTCGACGTCGCGGATGGTCTCGTTGTTCCGGTTCGGATGCTCGAATGACATGGGTTCCTCTCATAGTGTGCAAACTTCCCCCATTCTAGTCGCTGCCTTCAACCTCGAGTTGGCACTTCATGCCTCCAGTTGGCACCCGGTTGCCGGAGCCTCGTTCGCGCATCGGCGAGATACCGCGGATCGCCTCCGACGGGTTCGCGGCACGGCTGCCAACTCGACGCTCGAAGTGCCAACTCGTTATCAGGGTTCGGACTACGATGGGTGCGGTATTCATATCGCGAGCGAACACGCAAAGGAGTGTTGAGCATGGGTGAGGTCATCACCGACAAAGACAAGGAATACGAGGCCGCAGAACAGGCCGCCGCGGCCGAGGGCGAGCAGGCGGTCGCCGACCGTGTGAACAACCGTTCGCTGCGCCCGCAGTCGAGCGCCTTCGAGGAGTTCATGCGTTCCGGTTGGGCCGATGGCGACCCCGATATCGCGCCGCTCGAGGCCGCGAAGTACACGCCGGCCCGTCTTGAGGCGCTGGGCAAGGCGTTCCCGGGCGAGCGCATCGTGATTCCCGCGGGGCAGCCCAAGGTGCGCAGCAACGACTGCGACTACATGTTCCGCCCCGACACCTCGTTCGCCTATTACACAGGTCTTGGGGTGGACTATGAGGCCGGCGCGGTGCTGGTGCTCAATCCGCTCGACCCCGACTCGCCTCAGGCGCGGGCCGGCGCGACCCATACGCCGGAATTGTTCGTCGCCCCGCGCGCCGATAACAGCACCACCGACTTCTTCCGCAACGCCCACTACGGCGAGTATTGGGTTGGCCCGCGCGCGGGACTGAAGGAGATGGCCGCGATGACGGGCATCGAAACCCATGACATCGCGCAGCTGGCCGACGCCTTGGGCAAGGATGTGGGTGCCGAGGCCGGCGCGGTGCGCGTGCGCGTGGTGCGCGAGACGGACCCCGAGATCACCGCCATGGTGGAGGATATCCGCAAGGCCAACGGTTTCGACGACCCCGATCGGAACACAGCCGACGACGACAAGCTGCATGAGTTCGCCGCCGAGGCGCGCATGTCCAAGGACGCCTATGAGGTGGGCGAGATGCGCAAGGCCGTGGACGCCACCAAGGCGGGCTTCGACCGTCTGCTCACCGCCCTGCCCGCCGCGCTCGACCAGCCGCGTTCCGAGCGCGTGCTCGAAGGCGCGTTCAATTCCGTTTCCCGCGAGTTGGGCAACGCCGTGGGCTACGATTCGATCATCGCCTCCGGCCCGCACGCGCCGATCCTGCATTGGATGCGCAACACCGGCGTGGTGAGGAACGGCGACCTGCTGCTTGTGGACGCCGGCGTGGAGGTCGATTCGCTGTACACGGCCGACATCACCCGCACCTTCCCCACCAACGGCAAGTTCACCGACTTCCAGAAGACCTTGTATCAGGCGGTGTTGGACTCCCAGCAGGCCGGCTTCGAAGCGGCCAAGATCGGTGCCACGTATTCCGACATCCACCATGCCTGCATGCGCGTGATCGCGGAGCGTCTGCACGAGTGGGGTCTGCTGCCGGTGAGCGTGGAGGAGTCGCTCTCCCCCGAAGGCCAGCATCACCGCCGTTGGCTCGCCTGCGGCGTGGCGCACCATCTCGGTCTCGACGTGCACGATTGCGCGCAGGCCCGCTTCGAGGCGTATCAGGGAGCACCGCTGCGTGAGGGCATGATCTTCACCATCGAGCCGGGCCTGTACTTCCGCGAGGACGATCTGCTGATTCCGCCGGAATACCGCGGCATCGGCATCCGCATCGAGGACGACGTGCTGATGACGGCCGACGGCCCCGAATGGATCTCCGCCGGCATCCCGAAGGAGATCGACGAGGTCGAAGCCTGGATGCGCGACCAGGCCGCCAAGGCCTGACGACATTCACCACTCCCGACAAACGCCCTGTCATTCTGAGCGGAACGCAGTGGAGTCGAAGAATCTCCCGATTACCGTGATGAAATCCTTCGACTCCGGCTTCGCCTCCGCTCAGGATGACAGCATTGACATCGACAATGGAGTATCAGCAAGGAGACCACTATGGCAACGCCGCAATTCGTACTCGATCTACGTAAGAAAATTGGTCATGCTGAGCCGTCAAACGGAAAGCCCAGTGGGCTTTACGTAGGCGAAGTGAGCGGCCATGCCGCGAAGGATCATGACCGGTAAGGAGACCACTATGGCAACGCCGCAATTCGTACTCGATCTACGTAAGAAAATTGGTCATGATCTCTTGTGGATGATGGGCGTGACCGGTCTGGTGCGCGACGGGCAGGGCCGCATCCTGCTCGGCCGCCGCTCCGACACCGGCGAATGGGCTCTGGTCTACGGCATCAACGAGCCGGGCGAGCAGCCCGCCGACACGGTGGTGCGCGAGATCAAAGAGGAGACGGGTGTGGACGCGGTTGTGACCGACTTGGTGTCCGTCACTTCCGATCCGAATCCCATGACCTATGCGAACGGCGACATTGTGCAGTATATGGATCATTCGTTCCTGTGCGAGGTGGCGCCGGGCGGCAACGCCGAATCGTTCGTGGGCGACGACGAGAGTCTTTCCGTCGGCTGGTTCGCCATGGACGACTTGCCCGAGCCGTTGGCCGCGAGTACCGTGGAACGTCTGGCCCTGTTCCGCACGTTCATCGAGAACAAGGAGCGAGGCGACGCCCACGCCCTGTTCCGTTACGACGGCACGCAACACTGACGTCCGGCATCGAGACCTAGGCGCACCCAACGGAAAGAGTTCCAGTACGGCGGCGTGCAGCGCTGTCCTCCCCGTGTCCGCGACCGAGGCTTCGACACATGCGATTATGTCGAGGCCGCGGTCGCGGACACCGCGCGTCGTTCAGCGTCTATACCGACGTCGTGGATTTCGCACTTCAACGAAGGGTGTGCGAAAAGCACGACGTTTTCA
This window contains:
- a CDS encoding AAA family ATPase, with product MYLKELTLRGFKSFASATTLRFEPGITAVVGPNGSGKSNIVDALTWVMGEQGAKNLRGTSMEDVIFAGTSSRPPLGRAQVSLTIDNSDHTLDIDYTEVTISRTIFRNGGSEYAINGSQCRLLDIQELLSDTGLGQQMHVIVGQGRLDAILRADPSGHRAFIEEAAGILKHRKRKERALRKLANTEANLSRLDDLLGEIHRQLGPLGRQARISRRAESIQVSLRDAQARLYAEDAQRSLARRESVRGELAEVRGKLAEAQRELAEVKVRIEQVEALSSQSNPAIDEVNRQWRELSRLEERFTSLCDVARERVRSLQGQMVTNLGEDPELLEHRAKELEEQAAAHAAMVDDARLALDKTTEERADGEKKLASVRQTLTELRKTAQERDTQIARLREMIAREESAVQLAETRAKDFSTQRDSLSKQRDEAAAQRQTLERESEASVADDGKALDEARAALAQCRDALNELLDRQRDVNAKAISSQAKADALHDTLESRNASGALEKDEKVGALGRLTDAIVVTEGWEEAVAHALDQFASAIIVPGEEHMLHALRRAHEDRLGKAVLLHPLDDDAVGADASSSVLCAARLVSENTHGTADGRNAAIVAAVRRLLADIAAVETLDDAVTLVRDSAVNGGPWRQAVTKDGELVNAVGAIGGSSLSQSDLSLAARRDKALRQVEELTRQGESLAEQVAEATARRDEAGRVVDAETAKRTEMRLKAEQAAKSLKAADDRVANVERQLAALDVKIADNTESREAHQLKLDDLNRALHAAQSSADEHTDSDELSERERQLESALNTAREHEVAAKIAWAEASRKAESLARQAGLLRDNAKEAVERRARIEALNERRAAQSERMETIADQAAEAARLVSGAVAGVVARREELQAAASSHDEELKALRARRNEIEPKVTDLTGREHVLDVNRERLAAEHGQLTQKVSDELGMTLEELIAGYGPDQPVPVLDDNGNPVPLDDGDSSTPLRSARNDGGVTDSVVVSGAEAGSSVMGETGSPVILSGGEAEVEGSPAYRTVPYNRAEQQKRLEKAKRDLAALGKINPLATEEYDALQERNKYLNDQRADVANSRDDLMRLIKDLDATMVDVFASAFEDTAKAFEQMFSTLFPGGQGRLRLENPDDMLTTGVLVEASPAGKRVKQLSLLSGGERSLTALALLFAIFTARPSPFYVMDEVEAALDDVNLTRLINAFNELREHAQLIIITHQQRTMSIADALYGVTMRADGVTAVVSQKLDRDA
- a CDS encoding aminopeptidase P family protein, whose amino-acid sequence is MGEVITDKDKEYEAAEQAAAAEGEQAVADRVNNRSLRPQSSAFEEFMRSGWADGDPDIAPLEAAKYTPARLEALGKAFPGERIVIPAGQPKVRSNDCDYMFRPDTSFAYYTGLGVDYEAGAVLVLNPLDPDSPQARAGATHTPELFVAPRADNSTTDFFRNAHYGEYWVGPRAGLKEMAAMTGIETHDIAQLADALGKDVGAEAGAVRVRVVRETDPEITAMVEDIRKANGFDDPDRNTADDDKLHEFAAEARMSKDAYEVGEMRKAVDATKAGFDRLLTALPAALDQPRSERVLEGAFNSVSRELGNAVGYDSIIASGPHAPILHWMRNTGVVRNGDLLLVDAGVEVDSLYTADITRTFPTNGKFTDFQKTLYQAVLDSQQAGFEAAKIGATYSDIHHACMRVIAERLHEWGLLPVSVEESLSPEGQHHRRWLACGVAHHLGLDVHDCAQARFEAYQGAPLREGMIFTIEPGLYFREDDLLIPPEYRGIGIRIEDDVLMTADGPEWISAGIPKEIDEVEAWMRDQAAKA
- a CDS encoding NUDIX hydrolase, which translates into the protein MATPQFVLDLRKKIGHDLLWMMGVTGLVRDGQGRILLGRRSDTGEWALVYGINEPGEQPADTVVREIKEETGVDAVVTDLVSVTSDPNPMTYANGDIVQYMDHSFLCEVAPGGNAESFVGDDESLSVGWFAMDDLPEPLAASTVERLALFRTFIENKERGDAHALFRYDGTQH